One Stenotrophomonas maltophilia R551-3 genomic window, TGTACAGCGGCATGAAGGCCAGGTAGAAACCGATCACCCAGCAGGCGAACGACCACTTGCCCAGGCGCTCGTTGAGGGTGAAGCCGAACACCTTCGGGAACCAGTAGGCGAAGCCGGCCAGGTAGCCGAACAGCGCGCCGCCGATGATGGTGTTGTGGAAGTGCGCGACCAGGAACAGGCTGTTGTGCAGCAGGAAGTCCGCACCCGGGATGGCCAGCAGCACACCGGTCATGCCACCGATGGTGAAGGTGACCAGGAAGGCGATGGTCCACAGCATCGGCACGCTGAACTCGACGCGGCCGCCGTACATGGTGAACAGCCAGGTGAAGATCTTCACGCCGGTGGGGATGGCGATGATCATCGTCATGATGCCGAAGAAGGCATTGACGCTGGCACCGGAGCCCATGGTGAAGAAGTGGTGCAGCCAGACGATGAACGACAGGATGCCGATCGCCAGCGTGGCACCGACCATCGACTTGTAGCCGAACAGCTTCTTGCGCGCGAACGTGGCAGTCACTTCAGAGAAGATGCCGAACGCCGGCAGCACCAGGATGTACACCTCCGGGTGGCCCCAGGCCCACACCAGGTTCACGTACATCATCGGGTTGCCACCCAACGTGTTGGTGTAGAAGTTGAAGTCCAGGTAGCGGTCCAGGGTGAGCGCACCCAGTGCCACGGTCAGGATCGGGAAGGCGGCGATGATGATCACGCTGGTGACCAGCACGGTCCAGGTGAACACCGGCATCTTCATCAGGGTCATGCCCGGTGCACGCATGCGCAGGATGGTGATGAACAGGTTGACGCCGGTCAGCAATGTGCCGATGCCCGAAGCCTGCAACGCCCAGATGTAGTAATCGACACCCACGCCTGGACTGAACTCGATGCCCGACAGCGGCGGATAGGCCACCCAGCCGGTCATGGCGAATTCGCCGACACCCAGCGAGATCATCATCAGCGCTGCGCCGACCACGAAGATCCAGAAGCTGAAGGCGTTGAGGAACGGGAACGCCATGTCGCGCGCGCCGATCTGCAGCGGCACGATGATGTTCATCAGGCCGACCACGAACGGGGTGGCCACGAAGAAGATCATGATCACGCCGTGCGCGGTGAAGATCTGGTCGTAGTGCTCAGGTGGCAGGAAGCCGTCACTGCCCGGGCCAGCCGCCGCCAGCTGCGCGCGCATCATCAGCGCATCGGCAAAGCCACGCACCAGCATGACCAGCGCCACCACCACGTACATGATGCCGATCTTCTTGTGGTCCACGGTGGTGAACCAGTCACGCCACAGCGGGCCCCACAGCCTGAAGTACGTCACCGCGCCAAGCAGCGCGAGGCCACCCAGCACCATGGCCGCCAGCGTGATCACCACGATCGGCTCGTGCAGTGGCACGGCCTCCCACGTCAATTTACCCAACATGTTCGTTACTCCTGGGAAACCTGGGCACCGCCGGCAGGACCCGCAGGGGCCGCAGCAGCGGTGTTCTCACCGACACCGATAAACTGGTCGATGACCTTCTTGAACAGCAGCGGTTCGACGCTGGAGAAGTGTTGTACCGGCGCGTTGCGCGACGGCGCGGCCAGCGCCTTGAACTCCGCGAAACTGAGTGCGTCCGGCGCGCTGCGCACCTCGGCCACCCAGCGCTCGAAGTCTTCGTTGCTGCTGGCGGTGGCGATGAACTTCATGTTCGAGAAGCCATGCCCGCTGTAGTTGCCGGACATGCCACGGAACTGGCCAGGCTCGTTGGCGATCAGGTGCAGCTGCGTGCGCATGCCGGCCATCGCGTAGATCTGCCCACCCAGCTGCGGGATGAAGAAGGTATTCATCGTCGAGTTGGAGGTGATGTTGAACGCCAGCGCGCGGTTGGCCGGGAAGTTGAGCTGGTTGACCGTGGCGATGCCCAGGTCCGGATACACGAACACCCACTTCCAGTCAGTGGCGATCACGTCCACATGCAGCGGCTCACCGGCGACGTCCAGCGGCTTGTACGGGTCCAGCTCGTGGGTGGAGGTCCACACGATCACTGCCAGCACCGCGATGATGATCAGCGGCACGCCCCAGACCACGATCTCCACCTTGGTGGAGTGCGACCAGTCAGGCATGTATTTCGCTTTGGTATTGCCGGCGCGGTAGCGCCAGGCGAACACGAAGGTCAGCACGATGGCCGGCACCACCACGATCAGCATCAGGCCGATGCAGATCAGGATCAGGTCGCGCTGGGCGATCCCGACCATGCCTTTCGAATCCAGCAGCACCCAGTCGCAGCCCGTCAGAGCGATGCAAGCCAGGGCGACCAGCGCCAGGCGGATGCGGTTCCAGCAGATATTCATTGGAGGTCAACCCTGTTGAAGAAGCGCGCTTGACCGGCTCGCCTGCGCGCAGCGCCCGGGCGTGGAGCGGCTACACTGTGGGTACGAGGTCGCCTACAAAAAGGTGAACCACTCCAATCAAGCCCATACAAGATACAGCATTGTATGGACTTGTGCATCTGCACGTATGGAAAAAACTGACCGATGACGCCACCTGCCGCCGGCCGCCGCCTGAAACACCCCAATCGCACCTGGGTTCGCCCCTTCCGCGAGGGCGCCGGCCCGCTGTATCTGCAGATTGCCCAGCAGGTGCGCGAGGCGGTGGATGACGGCGTGCTGCGCCCGGGCGACCGCCTGCCGCCGCAGCGCGACCTGGCCCAGCAGGTGGGCGTGGACCTGACCACGGTCACCCGCGCCTTCGCCGAGCTGCGCCAGGCCGGCCTGCTCGATGCCCAGGGCGCCGGCGGCACCTTCATCGCACTGTCGGCCGGCAACCGCAGCACCTCGGTCGACCTGAGCATGAACATCCCGCCGCTGCTGGGCAGCGCGCCGTTCGCACAGGGCATGGAGACCGGCTTCCAGCACGTCGGCCAGCAGCTGGGCCAGGGCGAATTGATGAGCTACCACGTCGGCGCCGGCACTCGCGAGGACCGCGCCGCCGCGGTGCAGTGGCTGGCGCCGATGCTGGGCACGGTGGGTGCCGACCAGGTGGTGATCTGCCCCGGCGCGCAGACCGCGCTGTGCGCGCTGATCCTGGCCCGCACCCAGCCGGGCGAGCTGATTGCCGCCGAGCAGCTGACCTACCCAGGCCTGTTGGCTGCCGCGCGGGTGCTGCAACGGGGCGTGGTGCCGGTGGCGATGGACGCCGAGGGCATGCTGCCGGAGGCGCTGGAGGAGGCCTGCCAGCTGCGCCGCCCGCGCCTGCTGTACCTGGTGCCGACCATCCAGAACCCGACCACGGCGACGATGTCGGCACAACGCCGGCAGGCCCTCCTGGCCGTCGCGAAACGCCACGATCTGACCGTGATCGAAGACGATCCCTACTGGTTGCTGGCCGGGGACGCCGCACCGCCGCTGGCCGCCCACCGCGACGCAGGCTGCCCGGTGTACTACATCTCCACCCTGTCCAAGTGCCTGGCACCGGGCCTGCGCACCGCCTACCTGGTGGTGCCGGCCGGCGAACCGATGGAACCGGTGCTGGACGCCCTGCGTGCGATCGCGCTGATGCCGACCCAGTCGATGGTAGCGGTGGCCTCGCAGTGGATCCGCAGCGGCCAGGCCCAGGACATGGTGCAGCGCTTCCAGCAGGAGCTGCGCGAGCGCCAGGCCATTGCCGCCCGTTACCTGCCGGCCCGCGCCCAGGCGCATCCCGCCGGCCTGCATGTGTGGCTGCCACTGCCGCCGCGGCTGGACCAGTACCGGTTGATCCAGGCCGCACAGGAGCAGGGGCTGGGCATTGCCAGCTCGGACGCCTTCAGCGTGGAAGAGCCGCCACCGGGCAACGCGATCCGCCTGTCGTTGGGTGGCGCGGTTGACCAGGGCGCGCTGGCCGGGGCGCTGGCCAAGCTGAACGAGATCCTGTCTGAAGCTCCCGAGGCCCGGCACAACGCCATCGTCTGAACGGGTGCATGGCGCTTTATCCATACAAGATGATATTTTGTATGCAATGTATGGATGAAGGGACGTGCATCGATGCGCGCCGAGAAACTGAAGTTCCACCTGGTGATGGCCGGGTGCGGTGGCTTTGTGGTGCTGATGCTGGCCGCGCTGGCCTGGGTCTGCCTGCAGCCACAGACCGTGGACGTACAGGCCGCCGAACGCCACGCCATCGAGCAATGCGTGCAGCGCAGCGAGGATCCGTCGCGTAGCGAGATCCAGCGCCGCGCTCAGGCCGATTCCTGCCGCGAGATGCGCAAGCAGTACGTGCACAAGTTCGGCCGGGAAGATTCCTGATGGGCGCAGCCGCGCCGCGTCGCCGCTGGCTGCTGCCGACGATGATCGCCCTCGCCTGCCTGTTCATGGCCGGCGTCGCGGCTGCGCTGTGGCAGTACTTCGGCTACAGCGCGCAGTCCACCTTCACCGAACAGGCCATCGTCTTCGACGATTCGCAGCTGCGCCTGCCGGCCGACCTGGCCGGTGATACCGGCCGCATCCGCGTGGTGC contains:
- the cyoB gene encoding cytochrome o ubiquinol oxidase subunit I, which translates into the protein MLGKLTWEAVPLHEPIVVITLAAMVLGGLALLGAVTYFRLWGPLWRDWFTTVDHKKIGIMYVVVALVMLVRGFADALMMRAQLAAAGPGSDGFLPPEHYDQIFTAHGVIMIFFVATPFVVGLMNIIVPLQIGARDMAFPFLNAFSFWIFVVGAALMMISLGVGEFAMTGWVAYPPLSGIEFSPGVGVDYYIWALQASGIGTLLTGVNLFITILRMRAPGMTLMKMPVFTWTVLVTSVIIIAAFPILTVALGALTLDRYLDFNFYTNTLGGNPMMYVNLVWAWGHPEVYILVLPAFGIFSEVTATFARKKLFGYKSMVGATLAIGILSFIVWLHHFFTMGSGASVNAFFGIMTMIIAIPTGVKIFTWLFTMYGGRVEFSVPMLWTIAFLVTFTIGGMTGVLLAIPGADFLLHNSLFLVAHFHNTIIGGALFGYLAGFAYWFPKVFGFTLNERLGKWSFACWVIGFYLAFMPLYMLGFMGMTRRMNQYDNPAWTPYLIAAFIGALFVFAGIILMLVQIYVSVRDRKRNLDVTGDPWNARTLEWATPSPPPFYNFAVVPKADELDAFHEAKKRGLPPPPKKYAPIHMPKNTGVPLILNIWILVLCFALVWHIWWMAAASFIAMIVTLIVRSYDEDVDYYVSSEEVARTEAANLAKLKEVRA
- the cyoA gene encoding ubiquinol oxidase subunit II, whose translation is MNICWNRIRLALVALACIALTGCDWVLLDSKGMVGIAQRDLILICIGLMLIVVVPAIVLTFVFAWRYRAGNTKAKYMPDWSHSTKVEIVVWGVPLIIIAVLAVIVWTSTHELDPYKPLDVAGEPLHVDVIATDWKWVFVYPDLGIATVNQLNFPANRALAFNITSNSTMNTFFIPQLGGQIYAMAGMRTQLHLIANEPGQFRGMSGNYSGHGFSNMKFIATASSNEDFERWVAEVRSAPDALSFAEFKALAAPSRNAPVQHFSSVEPLLFKKVIDQFIGVGENTAAAAPAGPAGGAQVSQE
- a CDS encoding PLP-dependent aminotransferase family protein; the encoded protein is MTPPAAGRRLKHPNRTWVRPFREGAGPLYLQIAQQVREAVDDGVLRPGDRLPPQRDLAQQVGVDLTTVTRAFAELRQAGLLDAQGAGGTFIALSAGNRSTSVDLSMNIPPLLGSAPFAQGMETGFQHVGQQLGQGELMSYHVGAGTREDRAAAVQWLAPMLGTVGADQVVICPGAQTALCALILARTQPGELIAAEQLTYPGLLAAARVLQRGVVPVAMDAEGMLPEALEEACQLRRPRLLYLVPTIQNPTTATMSAQRRQALLAVAKRHDLTVIEDDPYWLLAGDAAPPLAAHRDAGCPVYYISTLSKCLAPGLRTAYLVVPAGEPMEPVLDALRAIALMPTQSMVAVASQWIRSGQAQDMVQRFQQELRERQAIAARYLPARAQAHPAGLHVWLPLPPRLDQYRLIQAAQEQGLGIASSDAFSVEEPPPGNAIRLSLGGAVDQGALAGALAKLNEILSEAPEARHNAIV